From Corvus hawaiiensis isolate bCorHaw1 chromosome 11, bCorHaw1.pri.cur, whole genome shotgun sequence:
TTTAACAGCCTCTGCCTCTCCCGGGTTCAATCTCCCACATCACAGACAGATGGGCCCTTTCTCTGCCttgaatatttcttaaaaaaaaaaaaggacaccACAAATGAGACAGcactgcaaatatttgcagCTTCAGAGCAGTTAAGCTCTGAAAAACTTCAGCTTGCAAAACTTCTACTGAAATGTGGCTTCAGCCCAGTCAGTGGCTATTTCTCTCTGTGGGGAGGCTCtgccctccctctctcccaccCTTGCTCCTGGCTGGGTTGGCAGTGGGGGAGCAGGTGAAGGATTTTTGTATCCagaaatactttatttaaagATTTAGGAACATTTAAATGTACTGTCAGTTGTATTTAGAACAACTATACAGAATGTTTGAGTTTAAATTGGAGCTGGCTGTTCACACAGGAGGCACAAATTCCCTGTGCTCACCTGCCCTGGTCATTGACAGGACACGAGGGGCTTTGTCCTTTGCAGCCCCACAAGTTAAAATACTGCCCTTGCTGGGGGGAGGATCAGCTCATGCCTACCCCTAGAATTTCCATTCTAATATCAACACTAAAGGCTCCCACATGCTTCGAGCTGTTTGATGCATTAATTTCACGCTTTTGCTCCTGACACTGGAGAGGCACAGGATTCTGTGAAGCTGTTTAATTGCAGTAAATTTCTTTAGCAGACAGCAGTTTACGAGCTGCAGAAATACCTGCAAGGCTCGAACAGGTGCCAGCAATCCCAAAGGCCTGAAGCAAGTGCGTGCTGAAACAGGGACTTCTAAGAAATACAATTTACAGATCACAAAATCAAAACTCAGAACATGCTGCAGTGGGCTGCCACTGTCCCTTGTCcacagtccctctccagctctcttggtcTCTCTCCTTTAGGTTCTGGAAGGTATCTacaaggtctccctggagtctTTCATTGCACATAAAGTGAACATGACCCCTCTCCTGTCAGAGACCACCTCAGGGCAGGGAGGGTGGTGGGGAtgacccagccctgccctcacaGCCCTCAGGAGTGAGGGCTAGGGGAGAGGGCCAGCCCAGTGctctccccaaatccctcctcaCCCTGTGCCTCTGCCCTGACATTTGCCCAAGCTCCCACCCACATTCTTCTGCAGCAAAGAACCACCTCTTCTCCACTGCCACCCGCTGAGTCTGGGCTGGCTTTTAACCCTGGCTGGGGTGGAAGGGGATCCCCTTTTCGCCCACAGCTCCCCaagcaggggagaggggagggttACCCACAAAAACAGGGTTCTACAGGAATATGCCACCTCTGGAGTGCTCACGTGTACATGTGGATCCCCAAATGCAGCAGAAGTGCCACCCATGGGGGCTGGGAGAGACCTCACCCCTCTCTGCAcctcagcacctccctgctctgctccttcccactgaCTCCTGTAGgcaccccagtgtccccaggagTGTCACCACTCACAGGGGCTGTGACAGGGCTGCTTGAGGCACAGGAGGCACCCAGGAATGGCTGTGCCCCACATGGGgctcagctgccccagcacagccatgggTTTGTTCCACTCCCCGAGGCAGGTCCACAGctcacctgctccagccctgcagcaggtcCAGCTTCACCCAGCTCTCATCTCCCAAGTTATTTCAACAGAAGCAAGCAAACACCCACCAAATGGAGCAGGCCTTGAGGAGAAACCAGAGTCTGCTGAGCAGAAAGAGCCCCCAGCTGTGAGCTCCATGGACACTCACCTTGGTGAGAAAATATTCCAGTTCTCTGGCAAATCATGTAGATACTCAGTATAACAAAACAGACTGAGCACAGGCACCTGCCAGCCTGGACTGCCTGATGTTTCCAGTGAGTACCAGAAGCATCACTGTATGTAGGGAATGAATATGATCCACAGGGACTCAGTGCCAGATCCTGGGACAGCGCCACTGCCACCAGACCCAAGAGGCAACGGGAGAGCTGCGGGgcaaggagcagggcagggcccagGGCAAGGGGCTGCTGGCTCCGAGGGGAAGGTGCAGCTCCCTGATACTTGGAAGGGTCACTGAAGTACTGCAGGGAAAAGTGACATTGCAGCATCTCAGGGACACGCACGCACGCACTCTGCCCCCCAAGACAGCTGAGGCTGTAAAGCTGTTTTCCACAAAATTGTTTACATTCCAGTTCCAGGGAGGCAGCTCCATGGGCTGAGCCAGTCGctgcctgggcagagctgtgccctgcCCCTCTCACCAGAGTGAACCCCTTGCCCTGTGTGCCCACTCCTTGGTTTTGCATCATTGCACAGGACAAAGCCCCAGCTGCGTGTGGTTGCGATTTTGTATCATTTGCTTTCAGCAAGTTGATCAAATTCCTCAAACCCACTGCTTTGGCACAGTGGCAGCAGCCTGTTAGCCTAATTCCAGTAAGGatttaaaaaccacaaacaccCCTTGTTTTTCACCACAGCCGTAGGTTTAGTATGCCAGAGGTTATTGTTGAGATGTATTATTTCCAAAAGGCTATTGCAAGATCTTAGTCATAAGAAGGTTGGACACACTTGATAAaaccagcacagacacagcacagacCCTCCGTTCCAGTTCCTCCTGGCCAGGTACACCGCACACCTCCCACCCATGGGCATGAGGGCTCCCTGTCAGATCCAAGAGAACCCCAAGGAAATACTCTCCTCAGGCTGTGCTGGATGCAAGGGAACATGGAGTTGCTTGAAACTGAATAGTCAGACTCTTACATTTTTTAACCTTCTCCTTCTGCTGTATTTCCAAATGCCCCCAGTCCTGGTGGGACCTCGGGGAGCCCACGGggccccagctgcccctgctcagaccctgctctggctgcaggtggTACACAGGAGGCTGGCATTGGCCAGGGAGAACGGTTTGCCCGTCAGCAGCGTCTCACACTCCAGGCAGGCAAAGTGCTTCTTGTGCCAGGTCAGCCCTTCCACCCGCTCGTAGTCCTCCGAGAAGATGATCTATGGGACAGATAGACAGACAGACAACTGCTTATTTCCACCACTACACCAAGCTGGAgggtggctggagcagggagaaccGGCCCCACACTTCCCACCAAGCCCATCAGCCGTGGAGGCCAGGCTTTGGGAATGGGTACATAAAataatcacaggatggtttgggttggcagAGACCTCTGAAGGTcaccttgttccaaccccctgccctgggcagggacaccttccactagaccaggttgctcagaagcCCTGATTGAGCGTGgcaccagcaggagcagagggccACTGGGTGCTTCCCACCCGGCACTGGTGGGATCAGAGGGTCTCCAGCTTGTCCCCATGCTGGCACAGGGGGGGATCACAGGGACTCTGGTCAGTCCCCACGCTGGCACAGGGGGATCACAGGGACTCTGGTCAATCCCCACGCTGGCACAGGGGGATCACAGGTCTCGGCTGGTCCGTACCTCGTCGCAGCCGGCGCAGCGGGGCCGGAGGCTCTCGCAGTAGTGGCGCCCGCACCAGGCAGCCCCGCTCTTCCAGAAGTAGATGAGGTCGACGAGGGGCTCGGCACAGCGGCAGCACACGAAGCAGGCTGGGTGCCACTGCCGGGAGTAGCCGGCGCGGTCGGCGTAGACCACGGGGCAGTCCCCGGGCACCGGCTGCTTGCAGGTCTCGCAGCGCTGCAAGAGACAGGCAGCAGTCagcggggctgggcagcagcagggcagtgctCGAGCCCACCACCGGagccctgagctctgcagccatGGGACAATATGTACGAGCACCATGGGCACAGGGGGAAGATGGTGCTGAGTAGCTTATTTTTGAGGGGCCTTTGGGACCCCTCCCAAACGAAAACCTTCACCAAAATCCAAAGGTTCTCGAAGAAAAGAATTCTTACAGCGCAGGAATGCAGCACATCAAAGATGTAATTTCGAAAAGAGATCAGGAATTTGGTCTCTTCTCATTGTTTTCTGTCTGTGCCTAACTCAGTTGTCACTCCACGGATTTCAGCAAGCGTTTTCCATTTCTAGCAGGCCAAAGAGCCAGAATTAGATGTGGTTAATCTCAAGATTAATGGCATCCGTGCACATTACACATGAGACCAACTGGGTTTGCTCTTTATCTGTGCCTGCAGAGAGATCCTGTGATTAGTGAAGAGCCAGTTTTAAAGCTCCACTTGAAGACTGGAAGGATGTTGTTCCAGTTCCCATTGAAGCTGGATAGTCCAGGTCAGGGTAAGAGCTTCTGAGTCTGGGCTTTGTCACTCCCTACAAGAAACtctcttcagcagctgctggaatcTCTTCCAGCAGAGCCTTGCCTGGATTTCTACCAGCAATCCCGCAGCAGCCTGGGCGAGGCAGTGGGAGCAGCCTGTGTGTCACACGGGTTGTGGTTGCACTGCTGTGCCCCATCAGAGCgttggcacagcagtgtcccccTCCAGCATGCTCCAAGTGGCACAGGGTCAGGCACTGGGAATGTCCCTGTGATCAGATGGCGACTTACAAACACCCCAATTTAAGTCAACAGCTTCTAATAGGTATAAtaatagaaccatagaatgatttgggttggaagggaccttaaagatgcCCCAGTTCTGACCCCCTCCATAGGCAGTGACACGTTCCACTTGCCCAGGTTGCTCAAGAGAAGAGGAGACGCAAACCCAAGATTTCTCagtagaaaaggaaaacaacagtccctgagctgcagaaggacatcaggggtggggcagggacagaaaaGGGACAATTCCCACCACTGTCAGCCCCTTGCCCCGGCTCACACAGGAGTGCTGGGAGGAGTACTGCTCTTTGCACCGATGGAgtttccttcccctctgccctcccGTTCCAGTGGAGGCCACGGGGCATCTGCACCCCCCAGGTGGCTTTTCTCTGTTTGGCCACTGATCTTTCCAGCATCCCACGCATTTCACcattgcctcctccctccctcagctGGGTTTTCAGAAACTGCCCCGCTGTCCTTGGCATGGTTCCACCTCGTTGATGGGCATctcccattttcccaggaaatccAGGCTGACGAGAACAGGAGACAGAATGTTTCCTGGCTTGGCTGTTCTGTGCAGCTGAAAGGGGATATGTGTGCTGACACTGCTCCTTCCACCACGGAGGGCTTCAGACACATTTGCGAGCGCTCCCAGCCCCACGTCAGTGAAGGGGGAAACTCGGCacggagcaggagctgtggcgTTTCTGGGCTGGCTGAACAAGCACAGCACggagcagctggcagagctctcATGGACAGACAGGCACTGAGGAATTCTGCACCCCTCACACCGGACTGAGGCCTTTTCGCTACGCCCCCAACACCTCCCTGAGGCACCAGATTTGGGGTCAGCCCCAGAGCCAgaccctgcagctgcctctgccctgtCAGCCCCCAGAAGCCACAgacccagcagccccagccctgcttaTCTTGCAGGATCTAAAGCAAGAACAAACACAGCAGTTTCCAACCCTGAGCTCAAGTTTCTTGCCAACAagaactgttaaaaaaacaacttaTTTTGCTGTTCCTTTCTATGGAAATTattcacagggaaaaaactATTCACAGGGCTTTTCCCAAGCATTGTATAACCTCCATATCCTGATATTTACACACTACAAAGAAGTGATTCTTCAAATTTGAGGTGGGATTACAGCTTGGTGCTCCTTTTACATCTCCATCATACAGGCAGAGGAGTGAAGACTTTATTAGCTGAATTACCAGAGGTGTTGGCCAAAACAGTGTCCTGTTCTCTGAAGCTTTCCCATCTCactcttccccagctcctgttctgcagtgccagctcccgttctgcagtgccagctcccagggaaggagctcCCAGACACCATCAGCCTTCCCCTGAGCACTCCCTGCATCGCTGGCCTCAAGCTTTTGGGAACAATGACTTATTTGGATCAACTGCCTCAGTACTTGATTTGATTCCAGTGCAGTGACTTGTAACACCAGAGCGTTTCTGGTTCTGGGGGGGGTAAGGAttttgtgctctgtggagaACACCCAGCTTGTGGGACAGACTTGCAGCAGGGATATGGAAGAAGATGAGGCCTGTGGTCAGCAGGGCCAGTGGCCCCAGTCCTTCCTGGGTCTGCCATGACCTAGGCTGCACAGTGTGGCTGTCCCAGTGGATCTGCCACTGCTGTGAAAGCTGCTCCATTTTTCAGCTGGTGCCTTGAGAGAAATGATGCTTCAAACTAAGGAGAATAACATCACagttatgtatttatttatttgaaaggacAAACTTGCAGTTTAAGTAAACCCGTATTGCTAGGATGACTTATTGATATGTTTAAaggaaaacttccttttttggctattttttatcttaaaattcagtgttttgttgCAATAGTGAAAATCTTTACTGTGTCACTGGATTCGAAGTCAGAAGGACATTAACAGACCATGGCAGAGGGGAGACATTACCCAATATggactgaaaatgaaaactgctCTCAACATGTACAACCTCAGTGCAGGAATGGCAGGAAAGAATCTCCTCTTAAAAACACTTGGACACCATTtgttttttcagctttaaatCCTCTGCTGCAAGTCACCCTCACAAGGACCAGGACGAGGTATTTCCACTGACCATATTTTATGATAAGCATCTGTTCAGCAGCCACTCCAGACAGCACTGGGGGAATATAAATCTAAAAAGGTGTTGAGGAATCTCAGTCATTTCCCTGTGGAAGTGTATTTGTATGCccaggggcacagggcagcTGTTTACATCTCCCCAGAGCAATTACAGCCCTGGGAGCACTATCTCCATGTTCACAGCTCCTCGTTAATTGGACACAGAGCCTTCACCTCCTGTCATTTGTGGTCTTTCTGGGCTGGAAGCCGACCTGGAAATACTGACTTGCATCACAGAACCgtgaaggttggaaaagacctccaagatcatcaagttcagcTTTCAACCAAACACCACCACATCCACGAACCATATCATCCAGGGACACGTCATGCCCAACCTTTCAGAGCTGCCGAGAACCCAGAGTTCAAACCAATTCCTACAGTGAGAATTCCCTTACCTTGGTGGCTCAGCAAGGCCTTtgctgcagagaaagggaaatgaaaaagaagagaacCCCCCTCACCAGCCCTGTCAGATGGATCCTtgtgctcagcagggctggctggagcagagggtcCCTCCAGGCTCTCTCACAGTGCTGCTCCAAAGCACCATGATGTGGACCGAGCACCTGCAGCAGGCATGGAGAATCCCCTGCGAGCAGGATGGGGGACAAGGCAGCACAGATCACCCTGGCTGCTGTGATCTCCTGCCCCTCGAGTTGAGGCTGACTCtattcccagctgctccccgagcccggagcagccccagcagtccCGTCCCATCCCCTGGCAGCACTCACGTAGTGCCCGGCCGCGGGGCGCGCTCTCCAGGGCCCCGTTGGGCGACTcgggggctctgctggggtcGGTGCTCTTGTCCTGgagcttctcctcctccttgccgCCGCCGCCCTGGCCTGGCAGTGCCACCTCCCCGACTCCCAGTGCCTCGGCCTTGTACTTCCTCACGAACTCCTCCATCAGCTTCTGCTCGCCCTCGGCGAGGCCGCGGCACTGGGCCGGGTCCTGGTCGTAGAGCGGGAGCTGCCGTGTCAGCCGCCGGCGGCGATGGAAGGCCCCGTCCGTGCCCGCCACCGGCTGCAGCTCCTTGGGGATCAGCTCCATGTACTGCATGGCCTGCGACAGGAGACACGAGTCAcccgagctgctgtgccagggacgcagagctgggcagggagatgCTCCACTCCTGcgatggagcagcagcagaaaacgggcccttcccctcccttctccctctgagGTGTTGGAGCCCACGGCTCAGAAATAAAAGGCTGAACTGGCTTGGATGCCAGTGGTAGCCAGGTTGTTATGAATAATTTCATCCTCAGAAAACAGACTGGGTATTTCGATGGtgttttagattattttttgtttgtttgtttgtttaaaaacaaaactcagtctgcccaggaaagcaaagcagcacagacagaCCTGCTTTGCACAAAAACCCCAGCACACACTCCCTTGCTGGCACTACCATGACACTTTTTCCATGAAATTTGATAACACAGCTGCTGAAAAGACTAAAAACTCATAAATATCAAAACCCATGAGCAGCTCTCTGTTGCCttgtgctgggacagggagaGCTGCGGGGAGCGAGTCGCCACTTGGAGCACTGCAGAGCCCCACGGGGCTGCGTGCAGAGCAGTCCAAAGTGAAAGATCATCCTTTATCAATTAACAAAATTATCATAATACAGGAAAAATTCAGATACCAGTTGGGTCCATGACACCAACAGCCACCAATTCCACCTGACTGCTGATTTCACAGCAGAGGGAAGGTGTTTGGTCACCGGTGCCCTGTGACACAGAAGGGAAATGCCCAGAGACTGCCCAAAATAAAGTCTCTGACTTAACTGGCCACTACCTCAACAGCAGAGTAAACCCATCTCAGTCTCAGGCTGGGTTAGTGCTTGTGGGCCACGGGGGCTGCACAGTTAACTTCTCCTGGCTGGGAATAAGGGAAGGGAGTTTCCCACTCCAGCATTTTTCCTATTGTAGTGTGAAGAGCGACAGGGCAGCCAGTTGGCTCCCTGCCATTCCCTGTTAGACCAGCATCCAGCTGCATTAGATTTGCTTCTTACTGGGTCAGCACTTGAAAACTCAATCTAAAAAAACTTAGCAAAAAGATTTAACTGTTTGTGGCACAGCAGCTGGCTCAGGCTGGGCTTTTCAACACAGACATGCCTGCACAGCACTGAACAACTCAGCATGTCAGGAGAAACTTCCAAGTCACTTCCACTTTGGCTACTCTGAgccagagagcagctctgtctcAGGCGGAATTCCCTGACAGGAAATTTGGAACAGCAACAGATAATGATTTAATGGAAGCACGGCTTCTTCCCCATGTCTTGGGGTGCAAGTTAAAATCACTGCACACTGGGATATGAGACATCAACACTCATACATTGTGCCCCTGTGCAAAGGCGGGCTTGATGTCCAGTTTCCTGGGAAGGTTGTTGTCCTGTGCGAGAAGGTGGTGCTTGGGAACAGCTGGTTGGAGAGCTGTGGGATGCTGGGGCAGTGATCTGGTGCACAAATGCCTTTCACAGACGTGAGGAATCAATAAGAGGAATGACAGGAGAAAGAGACAGGAATTCCCTGACAAGCTCCTCCCAGGCTCACACAGGCACTGCCCCCACAACTGGAAAGGAGCTCGATGCTGTGTGACCAGGAACACCAGGCCAGCACgagctccagcagagcagtAATGTGGTGGGATCTCAGTGGGAGAAATCCTTAATCCACTGATGTGCCAAGACTCATGAACACTTACACCAGAGCAAGGAGCCAGCACGGGCACCTGGAGCCTCCTGTTCCACTCCACCTCCGGGATCCCCCTTCCCAATACAAAGTGTCTGTGCTGAGAGTGAGAAAAGCAAAGCCCCAAGGCTTTTTTAAAGGCTTCCTTAAAGCCTGCTCAGAGGCAGGTTTCACTATCTGCCCAGACATGCAGTGGGATTTCACCTCCCTGATCAAGGGAATGCTTACAGTTATAATTGCAGATGTCATAAAATGTGTCCAGAGAAAAGATTagggggtggaaaaaaaatccacctgaCACCCAAAACTACCacgaagaaaagaaaaagttgctACATCTGCTGCTATCATTTATTGTTATGGCCAATGCTTCACTATGCTGCCTGAGTGCAGGTAATTTTGAGGAAGAGCATTTTAGGTTTTCACTGTTCACTACTGGATCTTGGAGCTGTTTTATGATCTGTTCTTTTCACTCTCCCCAAGGACCTGAGTATCTACTTCATGACTTCTGCAGGCACGGCTTAAAGAGAACATGCCCTGAACTTCCTCCAATTATCGACCATCCACTTCAGCAAAACAAGGTTAAAAGCCATCCCAAGTTTCCTGGCTGCCTTCAGGAGGAAACCACTGGAGCGAGGCAGTTTTGCACTAACAGCTTTTTGGCCCAAATCCCTTTGAAACTATCCTGAGAGTGGCTGACATCCAACACTTCTCCTCAAAGTTTGAAGTTGATCTGCAAGCCGGAATTTATCAAGGTTGTCTCCAAAGCTCCTGCTTGTTGTTTACTTGAACCAAGATATattccagcctgtccaggcACTATAAAGAGATCAAAAGCTTTCATAAAATTTTTGAACCTCCCCCATCAGGagggtggggctgggctgggggtttAGTTTTGCATCCAgctccccatctcccctttttaTCCTGAGTTCTCTTTATAAAACCTAAACAGATCTATTTTGTACCCTCGGAgctgcccctctgccagcagcacaaggatggagctggaagctgcaggagagggagaacTGGGCTCTCCAGGGCTGCATTTGGGATCACCCCAAACACACACCCCCAGGAGGGTGGGTTCAGGGCCATGGAAGACGAAATCAGCCCAGGAGCCACAGAGTCTGGGCATCCTTTAGGGCAAGGGGCCGAGCCTGCCCggggcaccagcagcaccacgCTGCAGCCCATGGAACCCGGGTTCCTGACAGTCCCAGGATGGCAGCGTGCTCAGTGACCAGGCTGCTGGAACAGTGCCACCATTGTTCTCCccatccctcagcagctccctgatTCCCCCTGGGACCTGCGGAAGGCAAAGGCTGCTCACAAACATTCCTGCTGGGCCAGCTCCAaacgggaagggaagggaagggaagggaagggaagggaagggaagggaagggaagggaaggaagggaagggaaggagggaagggaagggaagggaagggaagggaagggaagggaagggaagggaagggaaggaagggaagggaagggaagggaagggaagggaagggaagggaagggaagggaagggaagggaagggaagggaagggaaggggaaggggaggggagggaagggaaggggagggaagggaaggggagggaagggaagggaagggggaggggagggaagggaagggggagggaagggaaggggagggaaggggcaccTGTGAGCACCTCGATGGAGCATCCCCAGCACACAGCTCACTCCCACTGAGCCTGTCTGAGGCCCTCAGGGCAACTGGTTTTTCAGCAGAATTAACCACTCTGGCTCTGGGGGCTGCGGCTGCACTTTCACATCTGTATCCCCAATTCTTCTTTAAAACAGTCAGGTTGCATTTTCAGCAGCTTTCAGCTGTTTGTTATCAACAGCTTGCAGCTATTTGTTTCATTTGAGGAGCAGAGGCTCCTCACTGCCCACTCCTGACCGCGGAATACAGAACGGTTTTATACCATGGCACAGTGAAAAGCCAGCTAAATGCTTTCCCGCAAGAAATGCTCTGCTGGCTCACACTTCCACACGCTGAAAACCACTTCCACCCCCTTCCCACACAGCTGGTCCAGATGGAAACCAGGCATGGGAGGGaggtggagctgggctgggggcttgGTTTTGGACCCAGCCCTCGAAACGGGACCACATGCCCCATCTCGCCTTTTTAACCCTGAGTTctctttataaaatatttttttagacCAGATTATGTTTaaactgtaaggaaaaaaaattcccagctccagagc
This genomic window contains:
- the LMCD1 gene encoding LIM and cysteine-rich domains protein 1, translating into MSGSQPQMGRGVPCLRCRGLCTGFEPHSWRKICKSCKCSQEEHSLSSELEDDRKIGRLLSDSKYSTLTARLKGGDGIRIYKRNRMIVTNPNISGKDPTFDTITYEWAPPGLAQKLAMQYMELIPKELQPVAGTDGAFHRRRRLTRQLPLYDQDPAQCRGLAEGEQKLMEEFVRKYKAEALGVGEVALPGQGGGGKEEEKLQDKSTDPSRAPESPNGALESAPRGRALPKALLSHQVLSGVAAEQMLIIKYGQWKYLVLVLRCETCKQPVPGDCPVVYADRAGYSRQWHPACFVCCRCAEPLVDLIYFWKSGAAWCGRHYCESLRPRCAGCDEIIFSEDYERVEGLTWHKKHFACLECETLLTGKPFSLANASLLCTTCSQSRV